TCCGGCAAGGACGGCAATGGATGCTTCCGGTCAATGCGATCCGGCGCCCCCGCGCCGCTCGCCCGCTTCCCGTCGTCATAATCGTCCCGACTTGGCATTTTCGAGGCGGCGGCCCACCCATGGTCGACAACGTACCCCTGATCACGACGATCGCCACGGCGCTCGGCCTCGCCCTCGTCCTCGGGTTCCTCGCCACCCGGATCAAACTGCCGGCGCTGGTCGGCTACCTGTTGGCCGGCGTTGTCATCGGCCCGCTCACCCGCGGCTTCGCCGTCAACATGGAGATCGCGCGGGAACTCGCGGAGATCGGGGTGATGCTGCTGATGTTCGGCGTCGGGCTGCATTTCTCGCTCGACGATCTTCTGGAGGTGCGCAAGATCGCCTTGCCCGGCGCCGTGCTGCAAATCGCCGTCGCCACCATGCTGGGCGCCGGCGTGGCCGTGGCGTGGGGGTGGGGACTCGGGACAGCCCTGGTATTCGGTCTGACGCTTTCCGTCGCAAGCACCGTCGTGCTGCTGAGGGCGCTGGAAGCCGGCGGCGCGCTCGAATCGATGAACGGACGCATCGCCGTGGGGTGGCTGATCGTCGAAGACCTCGTCATGGTGCTGGTGCTCGTCCTGCTGCCGCCGCTGGCCGGGGCGCTCAACGGCACACGGCTCGGCGGCGACGCCGGCAATCTGTGGCAAGGCGTGGGGCTTACGCTGGTCAAGGTGACGGCGTTCCTCGCCTTCATGTTGGTCGTCGGCCGCCGCGTGTTCCCCGCACTGCTGTGGCAGGTCGCCCGTTCCGGTTCCCGCGAACTGTTCACGTTGTGCGTGGTGGCCGCCGCAGTCAGCATCGCCTACGCCGCGGCGGCGTTGTTCGGCGTGTCCTTCGCGCTCGGCGCCTTCTTTTCCGGGATGGTGATGCGCGAGTCCGAGTTCAGCCACCGCGCCGCCGAGGAATCCCTTCCTCTGCGCGACGCCTTTGCGGTGCTCTTCTTCGTCTCGGTGGGAATGCTTTTCAACCCGATGGTGCTGGTGCAACGGCCGCTCCAGATCCTGGCGGTGGTCGGCATCATCGTCGTCGGCAAATCGCTCGCGGCCGCGGCGTTGGTCCTCGCCTTCCGGTATCCGCTCAGCACGGCGCTGACCGTCTCGGCCAGCCTGGCGCAGATCGGCGAATTCTCGTTCATCCTGGCCCAGCTCGGCGTCGACCTGAAGCTGCTGCCGATCGAAGGCCGAAGCCTGATTCTCGCCGCGGCGCTGATCTCCATTGCGATCAATCCGCTGGTGTTCGCGAGCGTGCGGCCGCTCCAGACCTGGATCCGATCTCGCTCCCGGTTGACCCGGATCCTGGAGCGGCCCACGGACGCATTGGCGGAACTGCCGATATCGACCGATCGAAAATTCCTGGCGGGCCAGGTCGTCCTCGTGGGCTACGGCCGCGTGGGCCGACGCATCGGCGAAGCGCTCGCGGCGCGCGGCATTCCCTACGTCGTGGCCGAGCAGAACCGCGAATTGGTCGAACGGCTGCGGACCAAGGGCATTGCCGCCGTCTCGGGCGATGCATCGGACCCGACCGTCCTCGTCCAGGCGCACATTGCCCATGCCAGCATGCTGGTCGTCGCGACACCGGACACCTTCGACGTGCGGCAGATGATCGAGACGGCCCGCGCCCTCAATCCCGGGATCGAAACAGTCGTTCGTACCCATAACGAGGAAGAGGCAGTGCTGCTGCACCAGGAATCGGCCGACAAGGTCTTCCTCGGCGAACACGAGCTGGCGAAGGGCATGACCCGGCATGTACTGGACCGGTATGGGAAATCGTCGTGACACGGCGCCGGCCCGATACCGCACAATTGCGGAATCGGCAAAGCAGAGGGGAGGCGCCGTGCTCGTCGTCGCCACGGAGAACGTTCCGGGATTTTCGGTCCAGGAAGTGAAGGGGCAGGTTTTCGCCGGCGTCGTCCGGAGCCGCGGGCTCGGCAGAAACATCCTGGCCGGCCTGCTCCGGGTTGCCGCGCACGGCGGCGAACGGCGCTATGCGCCCGCGCAAACGAACGGCGGACCGTGTCCGGAGCAGGCGCCGCGCTGACGGCGCAGCGTCGCTTCCCGAGGTGCTGCGCACGATGTCGAAACCCCCGACCGCATCCGGAGGCATGGCCGTCGCCCCGCACCATCTGGCGGCCCGCGCCGGGCGCGACGTATTGTTCGACGGCGGAAACGCCATCGAGGCGATGGTCGCCGCGGCGGCCGTGATCGCCGTCGTCTATCCGCACATGAACTCCCTCGGCGGCGACGGGTTTTGGCTCATCCATGCGCCAGGGGGAACGCCGCTGGCCATCGACGCTTGCGGACCCGCGGCGGCGCTTGCCACACGGGACCATTACGCCGGGCTCGATCGCATTCCCGCGCGAGGTCCGCAAGCGGCGCTCACCGTGGCGGGCACCGTCGCAGGCTGGCGCAAGGCGCTGGACCTGGCGCGAACCTGGGGAGGAACGCCGCTGCCGCTCGACCGCCTGCTGCGGGATGCGATTCGCCACGCGCAGGACGGAACGCCGGTGACGGCCGGGCAATCGGAACTCACCCGGCAAAAGCTCCCGGACCTGATGGCGGCCCCGGGCTTTGCCGACACGTTCCTCGTCGACGGCGCGCCGCCTCCGGCGGGCCATATCCTGCGCCAGCCGGCCCTGGCCAACACCCTTCGCTGCCTCGCCGCGGGCGGCCTCGACGATTTCTACCACGGCGGCGTCGGCTGCCGCATCGCGGCCGAACTCGAACGCATCGGCAGCCCGCTTCGCCGCGAGGATCTGACCGCCTATTCGGCCGCCATGGTGCCGCCCCTCTCGGTTCGCCTTCGGGACAGCACGATCTACAACCTGCCGCCGCCGACGCAGGGGCTGGCGTCGCTGCTCATTCTCGGCATCTACGAGCGACTCGGAATCGCGGAGGGAGAGGGCTTCGCCCATCTGCACGGTCTGGTCGAATCGACGAAGCGCGCCTTCCGGATCCGCGATCGCGTGGTCACCGACCCGCGACGGATCCGGAACGACGTGGCAGCGTACCTTTCGCCCGCGACGATGGACGCGCTTGCCGCCGAAATCGACATGCACGCCGCGCTGCCGTGGCCCGGGCCTGCAGCACCCGGGGACACCGTATGGATGGGCGCCGTCGACCGCGAAGGCCGCGCAGTGAGCTTCATCCAGAGCATCTACTGGGAGTTCGGCTCCGGCGTGGTGCTGCGCGACACCGGCATCACCTGGCAGAACCGCGGTGTCAGTTTTTCCCTGGATGCCGAAGATCGGAACGCGCTCGAACCGGGCTGCAAGCCTTTCCACACGTTGAACCCTGCGCTCGCCTTGTTCGACGATGGCAGGGTCATGCCGTATGGAAGCATGGGGGGCGACGGTCAGCCGCAGACGCAGGCGGCGGTCTTCACCCGCTACGCGCGCTACGGTCAGGCACTTCCGCAGGCGGTCAGCGCACCGCGATGGGTTCTGGGGCGCACCTGGGGCAACGAAAGCGCGAGCCTGAAACTGGAGAACCGGTTCGACCCGGCGCTCGTTCGCGCGCTGCGCGAAGCGGGCCATGACGTCGAGGTGCTCGACCGCGCCTTCAGCGACATGATGGGGCACGCCGGCGCCTTGGTACGGCATCCCGACGGGCGCATCGAGGGCGCTGCCGACCCGCGCAGCGACGGCGCGGCAGCAGGCGTTTGAGACCGGTCCCGCACACGCTGCGAATGCCTGGTCTCGCCTTTTGAGAATCTGCACCCGGGAACGGGAAAACGGTATGGGCATGCCACGGGTCGCCGGCTACGCTCCAACGGCGCCCGCCACCGACCGGATGCCACCATGGGACATGGAGCGTGCGCGCGACTGGCGAAAGGAGCAAGACGATGGCCAAGATTCTGGTTCTGTACTACAGCACCTGGGGACATGTCGAACGCATGGCGCAGGAAGTCGCGGTCGGCGCACGTGCCGTATCCGGCGTCACGGTGACCCTCAAGCGGGTCCCGGAAACCATGCCGGCCGAAACCCTGGCGGCGATTCACGCAAAGACCCAGCAGGACGCCCCGGTGGCAAGCCCCGGAGAACTGGGCGACTATGACGCGATCCTCTTCGGCACCCCGACACGCTTCGGCAACATGTGCGGCCAGATGCGGAACTTCCTCGACCAGACCGGCGCGCTGTGGCAACAGGGCAAGCTGGTCGGCAAGGTCGGAAGCGTATTTGCCAGCACCGGTACGCAACATGGCGGCCAGGAAACCACCATCACATCGTTCCATACCACGCTGTTTCATCACGGCATGATCATCGTCGGGGTTCCCTACGCCTGCCCGCAACTGAGCAACATGGACGAAATCACCGGCGGCACCCCGTACGGAGCGACGACATTGAGCAGAGCGGACGGCACGCGCACGCCCAGCGCCAACGAACTGGCCGTGGCGCGCTACCAGGGGCAACACGTCGCCGAGATCGCCAGGAAGCTATTCGGCTGAGCGTCGGGCGCGGAATGATGGCGGCATCGCGATCATCGCCAGAACACCGGGCATCGCCATTGCGGGATGAACCCGGTGTTGCCTGGTCGCATGCCGCGACCCGTCAAAGCGACTGGTGGGTGCCGTCGCACAAGACGCCGTTGCCGCTCTGCTTGCAGCCGCAGAAATACACCGTCTTGGTCTCGGCCGCGGTGTACTCCTGCGGCGTGAATTCGGTGCCCTTGTGCGAGCCGTCGCAGAAGGGCTGGTTCTTGCTCCTGCCGCACGCGCACCACCAATAACTCTTGCCCGCTTCGACCTCGACCGCATAGGGGGACTTCTGTGCAACCTGTGCCTTCGTCATTTGCAACGCCTCTTTCCTGTTGAAGATCAATCCGGATTGAAGTACCGATTTTAGTGGTCTGCAGAATTTCCGCCGAATCTGTCAAGATTGCACCGATCGATTCCGAACCCCAGTATTGGCGACTGATCGCGATGTCGGACCGGAAGAATCCGAAGCTCCCTTTCCATTGGTGGCCGTGGCGATGGCACGGCAGGCCGGGAACCCGCACCGCATCGGCTGCCGACCCGGCGGGCGCGGTCGCAGCGCCGCCCGCCGCATCGGGTCCGGTTGACGAGCCCGATGCCCTCACCGCGCCGGGCGCGGTTGCCCTGTTCGAGCACTTGACCGGATGCCGCTGCGACGCCGACAAAAAGCTGTTCCCGGGCGAGCTCGGAGTGCTCCACAGGATCGAGGCACTCCTCGAATCGGGCGAGTCGCTCGCCGCGTGGGTGCCGCGGCCGCCGAACATGCTGCCGCGCCTCCTTGCCTGTCTGCACGGCACCGATCCGTCGTTGCGGGAGGCCGCGGACCTGATCCGCGTCGATGGCGCGATGGTGGTCGAAGTCGTGCGTCTGGCGAATTCGGCGGGCATGCGACATGGCGACCCGGTCCGGGGCCTGGATCAGGCCGTGGTGCGCCTGGGCATCCAGGGATTGCTTCGCGTCGTCGGCACCAGCCTGGCCCGCCCGCTGTTCGATGCCGGACGCGCCCCGCTGCTTGCGCGCGCGGCCCCGACGCTATGGAAGCTTTCCGAGGAAAAATGCCTCTTGTGCTATCAGCGGGCGCCGGCCGACGAAGTCGACCCATTCGACGCCTACCTCGCGGGCCTGACGCACAACATCGGATGGATCGGCGCCTTCCGCGCGATGGGCCAGCAGACGACCCTCCGTGCCCCCTACAGCGCCCCGTTCGCGGAGCGTCTGGCCCGACTGGCCGAACTGCTGTTCGGCGCCAGCGCCGAACAGTGGCAACTCAACGCCGCGCTCGGGCAGTTGGGGCGAGCCCTGCGCGCCTCCCCGCTCGCCCGGAGCGACCTGCCGCTGGCCAGAGTGCTCTGGCGCGCCGACTGCGAGGCAATGCGCAAGGCATTCGCCCCTGAATCCGGCGACCCTTCGGCATTCCGACCGTCGGCCTGAATCCGGCCGCGACCCGCGTCCCGCAACGGATCACAGCCTGCGCAGGCGATCGCGTGCGCGTCAGGTCGCGGCCAAGGACCGTCCGGGCAGACTCGCCTCGAACTGTTCGATCGGCATCGGCCTGCCGAACAGGTACCCCTGGTAGCGCGCGCAACCCCAATCGTCGAGATATTGCTTCTGCGACCGGGTTTCGACCCCTTCGGCGACCACCACCAGGTCGAGGATCTTCGCCATCGCGATGATGGTCTGGACGATCGCGCCCTCGCTCGTGTCGGGACCCAGTTCCTGCACGAAGGACTGGTCGATCTTCATGACGTTCAGCGGCAACTTGCGCAGATAGTTGAGCGACGAATACCCGGTGCCGAAATCGTCCAGTGCGAGACGGACACCGTATTGCCGAAGCGCCCGCATTGCGGCAATGACCGCTTCGGTGTCGTCCAGCAGGACGCTCTCCGTGATCTCCAGTTCGAGGCGCTGCGGATCGATCGCGTGCCGCGCCACGACCTTGCGGACCTGATCGACGAAGTCCGGCTGATGGAACTGCTTCGCGCTGACATTGATCGCCAGCACGAGATCGCGCGTCTCGTCCCGTTCCTCCCAGCGTTTCACCTGGCGGCAGGCCGTGTCGAGAATCCACAATCCCGCAGGAATGATCAGTCCGGTTTCCTCGAGCAGCGGTATGAACTGGGCCGGGGGTACGATGCCCCGCGCCGGGTGGCACCACCGGATCAGCGCCTCGGCGCCCACCGGCTGGCCGCGGCGATCGACCTTGACCTGATAGTGCAGCGCGAACTCGTTCGCCTCGATCGCCCGCCGCAACTCCGCCTCGAGCGTCACCCGGGCGGTGATCGCTTCCTGAACCTTCCGGTCGTAAAACTTCAGCGTATTGCGTCCGGATTTTTTCGCCTCGTACATGGCGATGTCGGCCTGTTTGAGCAATTCCTCCGGCGGCGCCCTGCCGTCTTGAAACAGGGTGACGCCGATCGACGGCGTGCACAGGAAC
This genomic window from Burkholderiales bacterium GJ-E10 contains:
- a CDS encoding monovalent cation:proton antiporter (CPA2 family) yields the protein MVDNVPLITTIATALGLALVLGFLATRIKLPALVGYLLAGVVIGPLTRGFAVNMEIARELAEIGVMLLMFGVGLHFSLDDLLEVRKIALPGAVLQIAVATMLGAGVAVAWGWGLGTALVFGLTLSVASTVVLLRALEAGGALESMNGRIAVGWLIVEDLVMVLVLVLLPPLAGALNGTRLGGDAGNLWQGVGLTLVKVTAFLAFMLVVGRRVFPALLWQVARSGSRELFTLCVVAAAVSIAYAAAALFGVSFALGAFFSGMVMRESEFSHRAAEESLPLRDAFAVLFFVSVGMLFNPMVLVQRPLQILAVVGIIVVGKSLAAAALVLAFRYPLSTALTVSASLAQIGEFSFILAQLGVDLKLLPIEGRSLILAAALISIAINPLVFASVRPLQTWIRSRSRLTRILERPTDALAELPISTDRKFLAGQVVLVGYGRVGRRIGEALAARGIPYVVAEQNRELVERLRTKGIAAVSGDASDPTVLVQAHIAHASMLVVATPDTFDVRQMIETARALNPGIETVVRTHNEEEAVLLHQESADKVFLGEHELAKGMTRHVLDRYGKSS
- a CDS encoding gamma-glutamyltranspeptidase protein, translated to MAVAPHHLAARAGRDVLFDGGNAIEAMVAAAAVIAVVYPHMNSLGGDGFWLIHAPGGTPLAIDACGPAAALATRDHYAGLDRIPARGPQAALTVAGTVAGWRKALDLARTWGGTPLPLDRLLRDAIRHAQDGTPVTAGQSELTRQKLPDLMAAPGFADTFLVDGAPPPAGHILRQPALANTLRCLAAGGLDDFYHGGVGCRIAAELERIGSPLRREDLTAYSAAMVPPLSVRLRDSTIYNLPPPTQGLASLLILGIYERLGIAEGEGFAHLHGLVESTKRAFRIRDRVVTDPRRIRNDVAAYLSPATMDALAAEIDMHAALPWPGPAAPGDTVWMGAVDREGRAVSFIQSIYWEFGSGVVLRDTGITWQNRGVSFSLDAEDRNALEPGCKPFHTLNPALALFDDGRVMPYGSMGGDGQPQTQAAVFTRYARYGQALPQAVSAPRWVLGRTWGNESASLKLENRFDPALVRALREAGHDVEVLDRAFSDMMGHAGALVRHPDGRIEGAADPRSDGAAAGV
- a CDS encoding iron sulfur domain-containing, CDGSH-type — translated: MTKAQVAQKSPYAVEVEAGKSYWWCACGRSKNQPFCDGSHKGTEFTPQEYTAAETKTVYFCGCKQSGNGVLCDGTHQSL
- a CDS encoding TrpR binding protein WrbA, with protein sequence MAKILVLYYSTWGHVERMAQEVAVGARAVSGVTVTLKRVPETMPAETLAAIHAKTQQDAPVASPGELGDYDAILFGTPTRFGNMCGQMRNFLDQTGALWQQGKLVGKVGSVFASTGTQHGGQETTITSFHTTLFHHGMIIVGVPYACPQLSNMDEITGGTPYGATTLSRADGTRTPSANELAVARYQGQHVAEIARKLFG